Part of the Primulina huaijiensis isolate GDHJ02 chromosome 15, ASM1229523v2, whole genome shotgun sequence genome is shown below.
TGGACCTGATCATTCGATCCTTGCCTGTCATTATAACACTTTTTGAAGCCCATCAAATTTAGATATACTCAAAatgttggaaaaaaaatatgggTATATAAAATTTCTGAAAAGCATATGCAATAggggataaaaaaaaaaaaaaaaaatcccaaaatgGTTTTTATTTAGGATCAACCAGAAAACATATCCGCCTTATCCAATATCCATCAACAAGGCTTCATAATCTGGCTACGTTGCAGACATAAATCCCTTCCATTTTCTTCATTCTTGCAAACATATCACCCGAACCAAATTCATGGCCATTAGTTACAGGACTTGCCTCTCCTTTCTAAACTCCATTTCTATACCCGTCACAAAACCCGAAATCAAAAGCGTTTCATTACACTCTTACAATGACAACAAACGGGGTTTTGCATTGCAAGCAGTGGCAATCAGTACCGGTTATCAACAAACAGATGTGGGCTACCTTGAAACTAAGTTTGGTTCGCAGGAAGGGGTCAGCTTTTCGAGCATTGGCGATGAGGGCTGCGTGATGAGGATGCGTCTTAAGAACGGAAGCTCGGCCAGCTTGATGCTGCCGAGTGGTTTAATCACTTCATTCAAGGCTGCCATGTGGCATGGTGGTTCATTGGAGTTACTGCATACCTCGGTCTCCGCCTCAGATAATGGCGACGGCGACGAGGTGTCTGTTCGAGGAGGATTATCATTGGACTTAAGCTGTGAGGATGATGCAGGTGTTTCTTGGTCTCCAAATGCTTGGAATTTGAATCAAGTAAAAGGAACTCCTCGAGATTCAATTCAGGTTTGTGTTAAATTATGAAACTGCTGTCGGTCCTCTGATTTGCATGCACATCTTtggatattataattataattccCAGCTCCAGCCTCCAGGCTTACTTTTCTTGGCCTCATGGCATACTTAAGAGTGAAATTATTGTCAACAAATAAATGACGAGCTCGAATTCTTGGAACAAGtggtttattaattaattgaaaagtgAATGCAGGTAGAATTAGTAAGCAATAACACCTTAGAAGAAGGCGGTGAAGTTGAAGTAAAGCATATTATAACTCTTGGAGAAGAATTTTTAAACTCAGAAATTCTAGCCTCGAACTCGAGCAATTCTTCGTCCCTTCAGTTGATGGGCTCGATCATTAGCCATCTAGCACTGAGCACCCCGGAAGCAACTTATGCAATAGGACTACAAAGATCAGATTTTGTAATTAGACCTCCACTGTTGTCGGGTTTCAGCCTAATCCCTCCCGAATTTATAAAAAGAGACGGGAGTAAAGATACCAGCAACAACTCGGGCTTGCGTAAACTATTCCCCAATTGGGTTGCCAAAAATCAGGATGGTGATGTAGAAAGCATGACGAGAAACTCAAAAGACGAGTTGGATGACTCGgtacaagaagaagaagatgactACAAGCATTTGGCCACGAAAATTAGTCGGATTTACACCAATACACCTCGAAATTTCACCATTATTGATCGGGTAAGTGAAGATTGTTTACCCTTCTGCAGGCTTAATAAAATGTACTCATATTTATTAATGTTAATACTCATTTGACACGGTATGTATGTTTTGAACAGGGTAGAAGGAATTCAGTGACGTTAGAAAGATATGGGTTCAAGGAAGTCTATGTTTTCAGCCCAGGATCAGGCCACGAATTATACGGCAAGTATTCATATGTCTGCATAGGCAATTCTGCTCTTCTTGAACCGATAATATTGAAAGCTGGAAGTGAATGGCGTGGAGGGCTAAGTTTATCGAATCCAAATTCCTAGAAACAAGTTACAATACGTACAAATCTTGTACTAATCTATGCACCGACTCAACATTGACTCTATTATAGTTCTCTAAAAATTTATGTTCTCAGTCTatttcatgaaatgttaaatgCTGTATCACCTGTATAAATATGGAGAGGGTCCGCGGATAAAAGTTTCTAttacatttttcttttattgaaaTCAGAGCTATAacgagtaaaaaaaaattgtatagtGGTGTTTTTCAAACAATTATTAACTCGTGTAACATAGAACTGCGTAATTAACAGCAGTAACTTTCgatacacacacaaacacacatgGTTCAAAAATTGAATCAAGTATGCAACTATAAAACCAGACAATAAGACTATTGTTTTGCGGGATTAAAGATTTGAATTTTACAGTTTTAATACCACAGGTGCTCTGGCCCCAAAGAAATATGCTCAAAATATCAAAATGCAGGACAACAATCACATACGATTAAGCAAACACCTCATCCCATCCAGGGAACTGCAAAAATACATCTTACACATGATCACTGAGGGAAAAGATGATAGTTGCTATTTCGAGCAGAATGCTAAGAAGCAGAAAATCAGCTCAAAACAGAAAAGGATCGGTAGTCGCAAATCATATTTATCATTCTTGCCAAGAGTCATCGATGTAACCAGAATTTACTTGCCTCACCCAGATTGCAACTCAAgaaattcattttcattttcattcacAGGCTCTCCACTACAAAATAGCTGCTGCTACCTGTGAGAGCATTCTGCCAGAGTATTGAACACTAAAATTCTGTGTCAAAGCATTGGACCATGATCTTTGACACCATGGACCTTGCAAACGGAATGTAACTTAAGCTATACCTGCAAACGACAGAAGAGACCTGGTTTAGATATTACTTACTAGAACTAAATATTCAGATAGGTTGACCAGCAAATGCTAAGAGGTGTAGAGTAAAGAAAAAGTGTAACAAATAGAAATATACAAGAAGACATCAACGAATTCAAGCAACAAAGACAGGAAATTTGCCATGCTATCCTGCAAGGGATAAAGTGTTAAATACATTGACCGTTATCTACTATTCCACGAGAATCTGGAGGTTGAGCGGTTTTACTTCCCACTGCGACAACTTACTTGACTCAACCTCCAGTTAGATAGTTGTTCATATATTTACAATTATAAATTATCGATGCTTCCCAAGTCTATCAACTAAATCAAACTCTTACGCCTGAAGTCCTGGCGACatggtaaacataaaaaaattattaatatacaataataaaGAGAGTGGCTAACAACTGCATATTTGATTATTTCATGAAAGCAGGAGAACTAAAAAGAAAGATGTGATCATAATTGATGCAATGAAAAGGAAATTCTCTAGCTGAATTggtatataatcaatataatcaAGAAAACCATACCAGATAAGAGCTCCAAACTCCAACACGATTCCAAGAAATGTCAACATCTTGTTCCGAACCTAACCCAAGAtaggaaaattttgatatgagaAAACATACAGCGAGGAATATCAAAGATCAAAGCATCAAGAGAAAATCACTCACGTATACAGCACAAAAAAGAGCAATTATAATGCTAGCAATATATATCGCTGTAGCATATATGCGGACTGGGTCAAGCATCATTGTCACTTGGCGTTTGGGGCCAATAAGAAATGCTGTGCTGCCACAAAGAGACCACCCGAGTTAGAAGATGAAGTTCCAAATATTCTAGATTAATGGGACTTTCAGAAAATAGAGAAGAAAGAGAAAGATAATAGGAAATCTTAAAAATGGAAGCAGATAGTGAGAGTAAAAACAATAAGGCATACGCAACAGCTTTACTAAGCGAGCTCAAATTGTGAGTTCAGTGTAGATTGCCTTAAAAATTCGGTACATTCCAAATGAAGTTATTACTGCGATGCAGTCACTGGTTGACTATAAGTCCAAAGGCCATGAAGTGACAGACGAGCAAGGATGAATGGTATGATAGGAAATAAACCAAAGCAGAACCAGAAAAATCATTAGaagtaattaaaatgaaatattctTAAGGCACTATGATCGATAGACAGCATACAACGAACATGAAAAAAACATAAGACTTCATAACTCAAGACCATTTATTTCTAGACAAAACTAGAACTTCAATAATTCTACCATCAAATACAGAAACTAAATTGAAGTCCATCATTCTATAGAGGACGAAAAAAAATCTGTAACTTCCAAGGGATGTTTACTAATTACTTGAATAAGTGAAATAAGTTTTAATAAATACAACCAAAACCAATGGCATTGTAAGCTCACATTCAACACATCAATCCTCGTACGCTGTTATTTTCCTgctttatatcataaaaatgtGAGAACAATGATAATAGTACATATAATTCAGTGACGAACCTTCCAAGAGCAAGCAAATTGCCGAAGGAGAACGTTATTCCAAACTTGATGGGTTTGAAAAAAACAAGCATGGACTGTAAAACGGAAAGTAGAAGCACGTATGTATCAGTAAACCTAATTCTTGAATACACATCATTACCCATGTGAAGAATTTAAATATGATTCGCTACAAGATAACTTTTTTGTTAACCTATACACAATTCCCTCCTACAAATTAAACTTTCATTATTCTGGTTAATGTTAATCTAAAACAGAAAGTACAATCCTTGAATCTCTGAAATTGTATAAGTGGAGAGTACCTTGTATTTCATAAAAATTGGGGGCACTATAATCCTTACGTAATGGCCATCCTATCCAACTTTCAGCACTAAGATACGTTTCCAGATTGGATGATTATCATAAGAGATTCCCTATCATAAAATTCTCGTTCTTGAAAATCCACACTTTCCAAACCCAGAAAACAGACGGAATCCTAGGATTCTAGGATTCCTTCTTGAGGCAAATACTTTTAGTTCATTCCAAATCAGGAAGAAAATCAACAGAACATCGTCAAACTTTAAGGTATATGACAAAAATGTACCAAGATCGTGCAAGTTATACCAGCAGCCAAGCAAATTGCGAATCCATACAGCCTCTGCGGAAAAAAGTGAAGGcgtcaaaaaaataaaacaggaaCTCTAGGCCGCTGAAAATAACATCATTCTTAGTTACAGTCTGCAAACCTATATTTCATCGATCTGAAGCCCTAACATAGCAAACGAATAGTACAATCAAATGCCGTCAAATTGCGAGAGCAAGATTATGCTTATTCTTAGAATAAAAGCAGACGACTTTTATTACATGCACTTTTACCTGCTTGGTGGATAAAGTGCAGTTGCGATTGAAATCATCAAAGAATGACGATTCATGCTGCAACTGTTCTTCATCTTCAACATCCATTCCGACTAGCATTTTCATCTTCTCAAATGCCTGGTTCATCTTCTCCATATTTTTAACactttttaacaaaatttttgggCGAATCGGTGAATCTCAAGTCCCAAAAATTTCTTCTAGCGAGTAACTCTTCTATGGATTCTCTCACTTACTAATTTCGGTAGATCTGAAACTCGAATTTACCTAAATACTTGACATGATATTGGCTTGCATTGAAGGCATCATCTTTGGCAGGAAACTCGATCGAATAACTACATTTTCGCCcctaaatatttcatattaacatTGGCCCCagaatttttttaacttttcacAAACAGGCCCATTTTATGAGATTTTTGTGTATTTGATAATTGATAATTACATATCTACTTGATATTTGACCATAAAACATGATCTCTTCATCTTGTGTTACTGTTACCATAAGGGGTGTTCAAAAACACAATTCAACCAATTTAAACTAAATTACATGATTTGAATTGGTTTTTTAGGTGATCATAAAATggatcattattttaaaattatccaaACCAAAAGATTAATTTGGTTCatgatttaaataaaaagttCCGAACAAAAtagattattaatataattgtacataaaactcatgtgagacggtttcaatAATCAATTTTGTGGGACGGATCTTCGACCCGACcaaactcataaaaaaatattattttttatgttaaaatattacaatttgttATAGTTATAGATCGCAACCCACTGTGAGAACgttttataagataataatataattttatacattcaacaaattaaatttaatccCTATATCTTAATTAATCATTGAGGAATAATTAAGGATATAAAGCCCAAAATGAACCCATTAATTTCAAAGCCcataaaaattctataaatagccaTTTCCCTCATTTTAGGAGGGTTGCTCATTTTCTACTGTCCAAGCTTGGGAGGGTTTTCGTCGATCGGCATTCTTAACGTTTTGTTTATGACGCAGGTGATCACGATTCATTACAATTCATATTTAGGGTTTGCATGAGTGGCGACGGCACATCCGGACACTACATCTAACATTCAATCAAATCCTTTTAATTTGCTCACCTTTTTCTTGAACATGGCTCCGATCCGCCACTGCAACATATGAAAAAGATAATCAAGTAAATGAATATGCTCCTGCACAGAATTAATCTTCATGCATGGATTacgaaaaaaatatagaaaacaaGGTAACATTAATTTCTAAGGAAACTAATTAGCATATGTTCTTTGAACGAGCTTTTAGGTTGAGCTAATCCAAGTTCATGATCTTAACAATCGCCGCAGTAGTCGGAGAAGTTAAAGGAAACAGGGTAAGCAACTTTGGTTGTGCCGAAACCGTGCTTGCACCATTATCCTCAATATCAAGCCTTGGTTTAGAGCGTGGTGAACGGTGCAAATTGGATCTCTTTTCCTTTGTGGCTTTCTCCTCTAATGATTGATCTCCATCAGCCTCTGACACTCGTTTGTTCGAGCCGCTTGGATGCGAGTACGGGGCCACTGGGTGGTTGCAGCTTCTTATTGGGCTCACCTGCAACATACTCGACGGGCTCGGTGACTGGAACTGAGGATTATACACAGCAGGCAGCAGCTGGTAAACCTTGAAGCTTGTGGCAGGTCTCGCGATTTCAATATATCGAGCATTTAATTTTCGCCTTTCGTGGAGCTCTGCGGTCGGTTTCTTGGGTGCCTTAACTGCAGCTACTGGCTGAGCAGTCTCATTTACAGGTGGGCCTGTTAGGCGCTGGACAAGATCTCGGAAACAGGTCGAATCCGCCTGAACGAACGTGGTCGCGCCTTTGGAACCACCATTACCAGCTGGGCTTTCAGTACCAGTACTCCCGAGTAACTTGTGTAAGAAAATAGTGACCCGTAAAATAAACGTGTTGAAAATTTGTACACGACagcctcaaattttgaaaattgagatgcgtatACAAATTTGATTTGAATCTCGAGCTCCCAAAACACTCGGTGATGGTTTGAGTGTGCCTATAAATACCGAAGGcattgaggtccctaaacacACAATCTCATACAGCAAATACACCATCTAAAGGAGTgttggagtgtttagaaggcttcaatctAAAGGAAATCAGAaagcttcaacaaattttcaatggccggaggtaattctcgattcgcttccgcatattatttatcatgtttatatacgtaaaaacatgattttgataaaaatcgctaatatttggtatcagagcagtgatATCTCAaccttgaaaattttgttttcattttctgaaaattcgaTATCGGGAAAGTTTTACGTAAAAAATTTGAAGTTGAAAATcagataaaattatattaagaaACTTACCTGAGAATTGTGTTCTTGGTTGCACCTTGAAATTCTTCCTTGAAATCTTAAATAATGGAGAATTTTTTCGggaggaaaatattttgaagaaggTGCTACTGGTTTTCTGAAAATTGGAGAGGTTGTAGACGAAGAGATATACAATGAATTGCCTTCAATTTTCAAACAATTAATACCAACAAAACATTTCACGTGAATCTGCCTTCTCATTAAAGTCTCTGcaaagttttattattattataattttaataataatattattattaattaatgtcGTGGGACCCACACCAATTATCAAATTGGTAGACATGgtcgttgttttttttttttNNNNNNNNNNNNNNNNNNNNNNNNNNNNNNNNNNNNNNNNNNNNNNNNNNNNNNNNNNNNNNNNNNNNNNNNNNNNNNNNNNNNNNNNNNNNNNNNNNNNNNNNNNNNNNNNNNNNNNNNNNNNNNNNNNNNNNNNNNNNNNNNNNNNNNNNNNNNNNNNNNNNNNNNNNNNNNNNNNNNNNNNNNNNNNNNNNNNNNNNNNNNNNNNNNNNNNNNNNNNNNNNNNNNNNNNNNNNNNNNNNNNNNNNNNNNNNNNNNNNNNNNNNNNNNNNNNNNNNNNNNNNNNNNNNNNNNNNNNNNNNNNNNNNNNNNNNNNNNNNNNNNNNNNNNNNNNNNNNNNNNNNNNNNNNNNNNNNNNNNNNNNNNNNNNNNNNNNNNNNNNNNNNNNNNNNNNNNNNNNNNNNNNNNNNNNNNNNNNNNNNNNNNNNNNNNNNNNNNNNNNNNNNNNNNNNNNNNNNNNNNNNNNNNNNNNNNNNNNNNNNNNNNNNNNNNNNNNNNNNNNNNNNNNNNNNNNNNNNNNNNNNNNNNNNNNNNNNNNNNNNNNNNNNNNNNNNNNNNNNNNNNNNNNNNNNNNNNNNNNNNNNNNNNNNNNNNNNNNNNNNNNNNNNNNNNNNNNNNNNNNNNNNNNNNNNNNNNNNNNNNNNNNNNNNNNNNNNNNNNNNNNNNNNNNNNNNNNNNNNNNNNNNNNNNNNNNNNNNNNNNNNNNNNNNNNNNNNNNNNNNNNNNNNNNNNNNNNNNNNNNNNNNNNNNNNNNNNNNNNNNNNNNNNNNNNNNNNNNNNNNNNNNNNNNNNNNNNNNNNNNNNNNNNNNNNNNNNNNNNNNNNNNNNNNNNNNNNNNNNNNNNNNNNNNNNNNNNNNNNNNNNNNNNNNNNNNNNNNNNNNNNNNNNNNNNNNNNNNNNNNNNNNNNNNNNNNNNNNNNNNNNNNNNNNNNNNNNNNNNNNNNNNNNNNNNNNNNNNNNNNNNNNNNNNNNNNNNNNNNNNNNNNNNNNNNNNNNNNNNNNNNNNNNNNNNNNNNNNNNNNNNNNNNNNNNNNNNNNNNNNNNNNNNNNNNNNNNNNNNNNNNNNNNNNNNNNNNNNNNNNNNNNNNNNNNNNNNNNNNNNNNNNNNNNNNNNNNNNNNNNNNNNNNNNNNNNNNNNNNNNNNNNNNNNNNNNNNNNNNNNNNNNNNNNNNNNNNNNNNNNNNNNNNNNNNNNNNNNNNNNNNNNNNNNNNNNNNNNNNNNNNNNNNNNNNNNNNNNNNNNNNNNNNNNNNNNNNNNNNNNNNNNNNNNNNNNNNNNNNNNNNNNNNNNNNNNNNNNNNNNNNNNNNNNNNNNNNNNNNNNNNNNNNNNNNNNNNNNNNNNNNNNNNNNNNNNNNNNNNNNNNNNNNNNNNNNNNNNNNNNNNNNNNNNNNNNNNNNNNNNNNNNNNNNNNNNNNNNNNNNNNNNNNNNNNNNNNNNNNNNNNNNNNNNNNNNNNNNNNNNNNNNNNNNNNNNNNNNNNNNNNNNNNNNNNNNNNNNNNNNNNNNNNNNNNNNNNNNNNNNNNNNNNNNNNNNNNNNNNNNNNNNNNNNNNNNNNNNNNNNNNNNNNNNNNNNNNNNNNNNNNNNNNNNNNNNNNNNNNNNNNNNNNNNNNNNNNNNNNNNNNNNNNNNNNNNNNNNNNNNNNNNNNNNNNNNNNNNNNNNNNNNNNNNNNNNNNNNNNNNNNNNNNNNNNNNNNNNNNNNNNNNNNNNNNNNNNNNNNNNNNNNNNNNNNNNNNNNNNNNNNNNNNNNNNNNNNNNNNNNNNNNNNNNNNNNNNNNNNNNNNNNNNNNNNNNNNNNNNNNNNNNNNNNNNNNNNNNNNNNNNNNNNNNNNNNNNNNNNNNNNNNNNNNNNNNNNNNNNNNNNNNNNNNNNNNNNNNNNNNNNNNNNNNNNNNNNNNNNNNNNNNNNNNNNNNNNNNNNNNNNNNNNNNNNNNNNNNNNNNNNNNNNNNNNNNNNNNNNNNNNNNNNNNNNNNNNNNNNNNNNNNNNNNNNNNNNNNNNNNNNNNNNNNNNNNNNNNNNNNNNNNNNNNNNNNNNNNNNNNNNNNNNNNNNNNNNNNNNNNNNNNNNNNNNNNNNNNNNNNNNNNNNNNNNNNNNNNNNNNNNNNNNNNNNNNNNNNNNNNNNNNNNNNNNNNNNNNNNNNNNNNNNNNNNNNNNNNNNNNNNNNNNNNNNNNNNNNNNNNNNNNNNNNNNNNNNNNNNNNNNNNNNNNNNNNNNNNNNNNNNNNNNNNNNNNNNNNNNNNNNNNNNNNNNNNNNNNNNNNNNNNNNNNNNNNNNNNNNNNNNNNNNNNNNNNNNNNNNNNNNNNNNNNNNNNNNNNNNNNNNNNNNNNNNNNNNNNNNNNNNNNNNNNNNNNNNNNNNNNNNNNNNNNNNNNNNNNNNNNNNNNNNNNNNNNNNNNNNNNNNNNNNNNNNNNNNNNNNNNNNNNNNNNNNNNNNNNNNNNNNNNNNNNNNNNNNNNNNNNNNNNNNNNNNNNNNNNNNNNNNNNNNNNNNNNNNNNNNNNNNNNNNNNNNNNNNNNNNNNNNNNNNNNNNNNNNNNNNNNNNNNNNNNNNNNNNNNNNNNNNNNNNNNNNNNNNNNNNNNNNNNNNNNNNNNNNNNNNNNNNNNNNNNNNNNNNNNNNNNNNNNNNNNNNNNNNNNNNNNNNNNNNNNNNNNNNNNNNNNNNNNNNNNNNNNNNNNNNNNNNNNNNNNNNNNNNNNNNNNNNNNNNNNNNNNNNNNNNNNNNNNNNNNNNNNNNNNNNNNNNNNNNNNNNNNNNNNNNNNNNNNNNNNNNNNNNNNNNNNNNNNNNNNNNNNNNNNNNNNNNNNNNNNNNNNNNNNNNNNNNNNNNNNNNNNNNNNNNNNNNNNNNNNNNNNNNNNNNNNNNNNNNNNNNNNNNNNNNNNNNNNNNNNNNNNNNNNNNNNNNNNNNNNNNNNNNNNNNNNNNNNNNNNNNNNNNNNNNNNNNNNNNNNNNNNNNNNNNNNNNNNNNNNNNNNNNNNNNNNNNNNNNNNNNNNNNNNNNNNNNNNNNNNNNNNNNNNNNNNNNNNNNNNNNNNNNNNNNNNNNNNNNNNNNNNNNNNNNNNNNNNNNNNNNNNNNNNNNNNNNNNNNNNNNNNNNNNNNNNNNNNNNNNNNNNNNNNNNNNNNNNNNNNNNNNNNNNNNNNNNNNNNNNNNNNNNNNNNNNNNNNNNNNNNNNNNNNNNNNNNNNNNNNNNNNNNNNNNNNNNNNNNNNNNNNNNNNNNNNNNNNNNNNNNNNNNNNNNNNNNNNNNNNNNNNNNNNNNNNNNNNNNNNNNNNNNNNNNNNNNNNNNNNNNNNNNNNNNNNNNNNNNNNNNNNNNNNNNNNNNNNNNNNNNNNNNNNNNNNNNNNNNNNNNNNNNNNNNNNNNNNNNNNNNNNNNNNNNNNNNNNNNNNNNNNNNNNNNNNNNNNNNNNNNNNNNNNNNNNNNNNNNNNNNNNNNNNNNNNNNNNNNNNNNNNNNNNNNNNNNNNNNNNNNNNNNNNNNNNNNNNNNNNNNNNNNNNNNNNNNNNNNNNNNNNNNNNNNNNNNNNNNNNNNNNNNNNNNNNNNNNNNNNNNNNNNNNNNNNNNNNNNNNNNNNNNNNNNNNNNNNNNNNNNNNNNNNNNNNNNNNNNNNNNNNNNNNNNNNNNNNNNNNNNNNNNNNNNNNNNNNNNNNNNNNNNNNNNNNNNNNNNNNNNNNNNNNNNNNNNNNNNNNNNNNNNNNNNNNNNNNNNNNNNNNNNNNNNNNNNNNNNNNNNNNNNNNNNNNNNNNNNNNNNNNNNNNNNNNNNNNNNNNNNNNNNNNNNNNNNNNNNNNNNNNNNNNNNNNNNNNNNNNNNNNNNNNNNNNNNNNNNNNNNNNNNNNNNNNNNNNNNNNNNNNNNNNNNNNNNNNNNNNNNNNNNNNNNNNNNNNNNNNNNNNNNNNNNNNNNNNNNNNNNNNNNNNNNNNNNNNNNNNNNNNNNNNNNNNNNNNNNNNNNNNNNNNNNNNNNNNNNNNNNNNNNNNNNNNNNNNNNNNNNNNNNNNNNNNNNNNNNNNNNNNNNNNNNNNNNNNNNNNNNNNNNNNNNNNNNNNNNNNNNNNNNNNNNNNNNNNNNNNNNNNNNNNNNNNNNNNNNNNNNNNNNNNNNNNNNNNNNNNNNNNNNNNNNNNNNNNNNNNNNNNNNNNNNNNNNNagaactagaggaagaggtttatatgaaacaacctgaaggattcttctctagtaatggtgagcaattggtttgtaagcttaagaaatctatatatggattgaaacaagcttcccgtcaatggtatttaaaatttcatgatgttatctcttcattcggattcgttgagaacctcatggatcaatgtatataccagaaggtcagtgggagcaagatttgtttccttattctatatgtggatgatatattacttgcaaccaatgataagggtttgttatatgaggtgaaacaatttctctctaaaaattttgatatgaaggatatgggtgatgcatcttatgtcattggcattaagatacatagagatagaattcgaggtattataggtctgtctcaagaaacctatatcaacaaagttttagagagatatcggatgaaagattgttcaccaagtatagctcctgttgtgaaaggcgataaattcaatttgagccaatgcccaaagaatgatctagagcgggaacaaatgaaaaacattccttatgcttctgctgtcggaagcttgatgtatgctcaggtttgcactagacctgacattgcatttgttgttgggatgttgggaagatatcagagtaatccaggtttagaccattggaaagctgcaaagaaagtaa
Proteins encoded:
- the LOC140959060 gene encoding protein NDH-DEPENDENT CYCLIC ELECTRON FLOW 5; this encodes MAISYRTCLSFLNSISIPVTKPEIKSVSLHSYNDNKRGFALQAVAISTGYQQTDVGYLETKFGSQEGVSFSSIGDEGCVMRMRLKNGSSASLMLPSGLITSFKAAMWHGGSLELLHTSVSASDNGDGDEVSVRGGLSLDLSCEDDAGVSWSPNAWNLNQVKGTPRDSIQVELVSNNTLEEGGEVEVKHIITLGEEFLNSEILASNSSNSSSLQLMGSIISHLALSTPEATYAIGLQRSDFVIRPPLLSGFSLIPPEFIKRDGSKDTSNNSGLRKLFPNWVAKNQDGDVESMTRNSKDELDDSVQEEEDDYKHLATKISRIYTNTPRNFTIIDRGRRNSVTLERYGFKEVYVFSPGSGHELYGKYSYVCIGNSALLEPIILKAGSEWRGGLSLSNPNS
- the LOC140959061 gene encoding uncharacterized protein, coding for MEKMNQAFEKMKMLVGMDVEDEEQLQHESSFFDDFNRNCTLSTKQRLYGFAICLAAGITCTILSMLVFFKPIKFGITFSFGNLLALGSTAFLIGPKRQVTMMLDPVRIYATAIYIASIIIALFCAVYVRNKMLTFLGIVLEFGALIWYSLSYIPFARSMVSKIMVQCFDTEF
- the LOC140958780 gene encoding VQ motif-containing protein 31-like; this encodes MVYLLYEIVCLGTSMPSLLGSTGTESPAGNGGSKGATTFVQADSTCFRDLVQRLTGPPVNETAQPVAAVKAPKKPTAELHERRKLNARYIEIARPATSFKVYQLLPAVYNPQFQSPSPSSMLQVSPIRSCNHPVAPYSHPSGSNKRVSEADGDQSLEEKATKEKRSNLHRSPRSKPRLDIEDNGASTVSAQPKLLTLFPLTSPTTAAIVKIMNLD